The Armatimonadota bacterium genome segment GCGGAACTGGGCTATCACAGCCTACTTGAACGGTACGAGGCGCTTGCCGCTGCGTGAACCGCCCGGTGCGGACCCGCATGCCGGGTGGTGTGGGAGGCGGGGTCGGCAACGACCCCGCCTACCCGATCTGCACGGGTCCGGCCTGGAGTTTGAGGGTTTCGGTTGTCTCTTCTGTGGACTGTCCGGAGCGGGCAAGAGCACTATCTCCGGCCTGCTGCATGATGCGGGAGCGCGGATCCTCAACGATGACCGCGTTGGAATGATGCCGGGCGCGACTGGCCCGGTGCTGCACGGAACACCGTGGCACGGCACGGCGACCTACCACCGGCCTGACAGCGTGCCACTAAATGCCATGTTCTTCATTGAGCACGGTGACAGCAATCGCCTTAGCCGCCTCGGACACATCGAGGCCAGCGCGCGGCTCATGGCCGCAAGTTGTCCGCCGTACTACTCCAGCGAACTCATGCAGCGCGCGGTTGCCGCCTGTGAAAACGCTGCGGCGCGAGTGCCGGCATATCGTCTGGCCTTCGTGCCGGAACCATCGGTGGTGGACGTTGTCCGCGAAGCGGTGATGGGTTGATGGCCGCGCCTTCGACGCCCCACGGCGCTGACCCCGAATCATCGTGCCACGTGTCGTGCGAGATTCTGGTGGATCTGTGGCGCGACCTGTTGCAGCGAGGTCTCGAGGTCTCGCTGCCCCTGTGGGGCCACAGTATGGTCCCGACTCTTCTCCCTGGTGATACTATCCACGTCGTGAGATGCCCGGATCGACCCCCTGTCGGGGCGGTGGTGGTGATTCTCGGAAGGCCGGTCTTCGCTCACCGCGTCCTGGCGACGGGCCGCCGCAATGGACGCGAGCTGGTCGTCACCTCCGGCGACAGATTCCCCCATCGCGCTGATGGTGTGAACGACAGCAGCCTGATTCTGGGCCGGGTGGTCGCTGTCACGCGCGCGGGAACTCGCAGTGATGTTCCGGCGGTCATGCCGGGGCTGTTCCCGCGCATCAAGGCCTGGTGGTTCCTGGCCACACATGAGCGAGGGGACTGGGTGGGACGGTGTCTGGTCTGGTTGCGCGAGGTACTCCGGGGCCCGGCGAAGCGTCTATTGATGGGAACGCGTGATCTACTGGCGTCAGCGCGCAGCCGGCCGTTGATCGGGGCCCTCGTACGCCGCGTATGGCCGGACCTGGGGAGCCGCTGCGAGGTTGTGGTGGCAGATTCGGGGCCAGGTGAGACCGCCGTTATGGCCACGCTGTTTGCCGTGTGGCGAGGCGCAGTGGTCGGCAGGCTATCTCTCGGAGTACCGAGTTGGGCCGTGGGTGACCCCAATCACCTCTGGATTGACGGTGTGCATACGAGCCGCCGGGTCAGGCGCAGGGGCATCTCAAGCAGGCTGCACCGCGAAGCCATGCGCAAGGCGCGAGAGATGGGCTACAGCGCGGTAGCGGCTCTTGTCGCGGTGACCAACTTGCCCGAGCGCCGACTCCTGGAGGGTCTCGGGTTTCGGGAGATCACAAGCGGCCCGCTGGCCGATGGCGTCCGCACCCTGAACGCGCAGTATCCCGACAGCGTGCCGTTCTGCGTGATGCTCGCGGATCTCAGCGACGAATCGGGTTCGCGGAGCAGTCCGGCCTGACATCCTTACATGCCGGTGTTGTCAACGATGAGCGGCTGGTAGAGACTCAGGGTCTCGCCACGCTCTACCCCCCGGAGCGTGTAGACGGCGACGTACTGACCGTCAGACACCAGGCGTCCCCACTGGTCACGACCGTTCCATTCGAAGGATGTCTCCTCGCTGGTGACGTTGGCCCACTCCCGGATCGCTGCCCCGCTCTCGTCGCGGATCGTGAGGACGCTGACCGAGGGCTCATCAATTTCGGCGGGCCGGAACGTGAAGCGCATTGACCGGCCTGACCCCTCCCGGTCCGGCGAGATAAAGGCGGGAACCGACGAAGCGGGACGTTCGGACGGATTGACGACCACGACGCGACGCTCGAAGGTCCGCCGGCCATCAGCGTGGGCGAATTCAAGGGTGACCGGGTACGTCCCGGCGCCCGAAAACTTCGCGACGGTGTGGAACCGGCCGTCCACAAGGTCGATGGGTACGTCATTCAGGCGGGCCTGGACCGCTCCCTCCGGCGCCCGTCCGCAGATGGTGACGCATTCGCCGCGCGCGATTTGGATGGCCGGTTGTGCGGGGTCGTCGGTCTCGGTCAGGAGCGTCACGGAGCCTATCGCCACGGGGATAGCGGTAACCGGCGTGTCATGGGCGACTGGGCTCGGGAAATCAGCAGGAGCAGGCTCGGTAACCGCAGGCATCGCCGGGGCGGGTTCCGGGGCCGCGCTGCAGGTGGCCGCAAGCTGTTCCACGGGCATCGGCTCAGCGGCAGGTTCGTCCGCGTCCAGAGTGGACGGGGGCGCGTCCACCTGCCACTTGCCACCCGGGGCGAAGGCGTGGACCTTCCCGTCCGCGGTTGCCAGGACCAGCCGGGAACCGATGAGCGACGCGCCGGCAGTCACGGTCTCGTCCACATTCTTGCCCCAGACGGTGCGTCCGTCCGACCTGCGCAGAGCATAGACCATGCCTGTCCGGCAGGTCACCAGCAGATACCCGCCAGCGGTGGGCACACTCGAGGAGACAATCGGACCGCACAGGCGGGTCTCCCAGAGGACCTTTCCATTGCTCAGGTTGATCGCCGACACGGAGCCACTCTCGCAGGCCACATAGACGTGACCGTCAGCCTGAGAGGGGGTGGCCATCACCGCGCCTCGCACGGTCAGGGTCCAGGCGGGGCGGCCGGATTTGGCGTGGAGAGCCACAACCTTGCCGTCCTCATTGCCTGCGATGACCAGCGCGTCCGCAACACACGGTCCTGCATGGGCCGGTGAGCCCGTGGCGTAACTCCACAAAGCCTTTCCGTCGGGTTCGCGCATCGCATGCACCACGCCGTCTCGAGACGCGCAATACACGAGGTCGT includes the following:
- a CDS encoding GNAT family N-acetyltransferase, producing the protein MAAPSTPHGADPESSCHVSCEILVDLWRDLLQRGLEVSLPLWGHSMVPTLLPGDTIHVVRCPDRPPVGAVVVILGRPVFAHRVLATGRRNGRELVVTSGDRFPHRADGVNDSSLILGRVVAVTRAGTRSDVPAVMPGLFPRIKAWWFLATHERGDWVGRCLVWLREVLRGPAKRLLMGTRDLLASARSRPLIGALVRRVWPDLGSRCEVVVADSGPGETAVMATLFAVWRGAVVGRLSLGVPSWAVGDPNHLWIDGVHTSRRVRRRGISSRLHREAMRKAREMGYSAVAALVAVTNLPERRLLEGLGFREITSGPLADGVRTLNAQYPDSVPFCVMLADLSDESGSRSSPA
- a CDS encoding PQQ-binding-like beta-propeller repeat protein codes for the protein MRHPLNAVLIALLIAAMVGAHAEAFRPPAEVAWSFDARAAARGGPVAGPGRVYVGGDDAAVYAVNIDTGAPLWRAAVGSRVTSALAAQGERVYAGTEAGHLVCIRPPLMREGIVGVEEWRFLAGGAVNTVPIVTPAARVVFGADDGFIYALDRQGRIVWQYRTSARPVGEIALYREPYTLRDNRRVRLGDDLVYCASRDGVVHAMREPDGKALWSYATGSPAHAGPCVADALVIAGNEDGKVVALHAKSGRPAWTLTVRGAVMATPSQADGHVYVACESGSVSAINLSNGKVLWETRLCGPIVSSSVPTAGGYLLVTCRTGMVYALRRSDGRTVWGKNVDETVTAGASLIGSRLVLATADGKVHAFAPGGKWQVDAPPSTLDADEPAAEPMPVEQLAATCSAAPEPAPAMPAVTEPAPADFPSPVAHDTPVTAIPVAIGSVTLLTETDDPAQPAIQIARGECVTICGRAPEGAVQARLNDVPIDLVDGRFHTVAKFSGAGTYPVTLEFAHADGRRTFERRVVVVNPSERPASSVPAFISPDREGSGRSMRFTFRPAEIDEPSVSVLTIRDESGAAIREWANVTSEETSFEWNGRDQWGRLVSDGQYVAVYTLRGVERGETLSLYQPLIVDNTGM